A genomic stretch from Pseudoliparis swirei isolate HS2019 ecotype Mariana Trench chromosome 18, NWPU_hadal_v1, whole genome shotgun sequence includes:
- the ppcs gene encoding phosphopantothenate--cysteine ligase isoform X1: protein MMAKPRISSIDGKLAEEFAVPSHVGEVKEKMAVFASHHAAAGRRVVLITSGGTKVPLESRTVRFLDNFSSGRRGASSAEYFIESGYAVIFLHRHRSLYPYTRMFSNINMLDALKFSGGEGADGNSDVVVDQQVLPNIGKALKQYQEMKEGELLLPIEFSTLSEYLHLLKAAAQALSTIGSKAMFYLAAAVSDFYIPASEMPEHKIQSSNGPLQLSMNMVPKILSPLVKDWAPQAFVISFKLETDATILLDRARRALDTYRHQAVVANVLDSRRGYVVVVTPETQAELIITDEDVKNDVEIEERIVSNLTSAHSKFITR from the exons AAGTTAGCTGAAGAATTTGCCGTTCCCTCCCATGTCGGGGAGGTCAAAGAGAAGATGGCTGTTTTCGCCAGTCATCATGCGGCAGCAGGTCGCAGGGTGGTTCTCATCACATCGGGGGGAACCAAAGTGCCCCTGGAGTCCCGCACAGTTCGTTTCCTCGATAACTTCAGCAGCGGCAGACGAGGAGCCTCCTCAGCAGAGTATTTCATAGAGTCCGGCTACGCTGTCATCTTCCTCCACAGGCATCGCTCCCTTTACCCCTACACACGGATGTTCTCAAACATAAACATGCTGGATGCCCTGAAGTTCAGTGGGGGTGAAGGAGCGGACGGCAACTCCGACGTGGTGGTTGACCAGCAGGTGCTTCCCAACATTGGCAAAGCACTGAAGCAATATCAGGAAATGAAAGAAGGCGAACTCCTTCTGCCCATCGAGTTCAGCACTCTGTCGGAGTATCTGCATCTACTCAAAGCAGCAGCGCAAGCACTCAGCACAATAG GATCCAAAGCCATGTTTTACTTGGCTGCAGCGGTGTCTGATTTCTATATCCCAGCATCTgagatgcctgaacacaaaatCCAGTCTTCCAATGGACCCCTTCAA CTCAGCATGAACATGGTCCCTAAGATACTGTCCCCGCTGGTGAAAGACTGGGCACCTCAAGCTTTTGTCATATCGTTTAAGCTGGAGACCGATGCCACCATCCTGCTGGACAGGGCTCGACGGGCTCTGGACACCTACAGGCATCAGGCGGTAGTGGCCAACGTGCTGGACTCTAGACGGGGTTATGTGGTGGTGGTGACCCCCGAAACTCAGGCTGAGCTGATCATCACAGATGAGGATGTGAAGAATGACGTGGAGATAGAGGAGAGGATAGTGAGCAACCTGACCTCGGCACACAGCAAGTTCATAACTCGATAA
- the ppcs gene encoding phosphopantothenate--cysteine ligase isoform X3, with translation MAKPRISSIDGKLAEEFAVPSHVGEVKEKMAVFASHHAAAGRRVVLITSGGTKVPLESRTVRFLDNFSSGRRGASSAEYFIESGYAVIFLHRHRSLYPYTRMFSNINMLDALKFSGGEGADGNSDVVVDQQVLPNIGKALKQYQEMKEGELLLPIEFSTLSEYLHLLKAAAQALSTIGSKAMFYLAAAVSDFYIPASEMPEHKIQSSNGPLQLSMNMVPKILSPLVKDWAPQAFVISFKLETDATILLDRARRALDTYRHQAVVANVLDSRRGYVVVVTPETQAELIITDEDVKNDVEIEERIVSNLTSAHSKFITR, from the exons AAGTTAGCTGAAGAATTTGCCGTTCCCTCCCATGTCGGGGAGGTCAAAGAGAAGATGGCTGTTTTCGCCAGTCATCATGCGGCAGCAGGTCGCAGGGTGGTTCTCATCACATCGGGGGGAACCAAAGTGCCCCTGGAGTCCCGCACAGTTCGTTTCCTCGATAACTTCAGCAGCGGCAGACGAGGAGCCTCCTCAGCAGAGTATTTCATAGAGTCCGGCTACGCTGTCATCTTCCTCCACAGGCATCGCTCCCTTTACCCCTACACACGGATGTTCTCAAACATAAACATGCTGGATGCCCTGAAGTTCAGTGGGGGTGAAGGAGCGGACGGCAACTCCGACGTGGTGGTTGACCAGCAGGTGCTTCCCAACATTGGCAAAGCACTGAAGCAATATCAGGAAATGAAAGAAGGCGAACTCCTTCTGCCCATCGAGTTCAGCACTCTGTCGGAGTATCTGCATCTACTCAAAGCAGCAGCGCAAGCACTCAGCACAATAG GATCCAAAGCCATGTTTTACTTGGCTGCAGCGGTGTCTGATTTCTATATCCCAGCATCTgagatgcctgaacacaaaatCCAGTCTTCCAATGGACCCCTTCAA CTCAGCATGAACATGGTCCCTAAGATACTGTCCCCGCTGGTGAAAGACTGGGCACCTCAAGCTTTTGTCATATCGTTTAAGCTGGAGACCGATGCCACCATCCTGCTGGACAGGGCTCGACGGGCTCTGGACACCTACAGGCATCAGGCGGTAGTGGCCAACGTGCTGGACTCTAGACGGGGTTATGTGGTGGTGGTGACCCCCGAAACTCAGGCTGAGCTGATCATCACAGATGAGGATGTGAAGAATGACGTGGAGATAGAGGAGAGGATAGTGAGCAACCTGACCTCGGCACACAGCAAGTTCATAACTCGATAA
- the utp3 gene encoding something about silencing protein 10 isoform X1, whose amino-acid sequence MGRTKRVIRAPRLKKTEQFGEDDPDAYKNMPVPDKKSSQYTKDKIDEFHDEKIAKLLASGVQQDSDPEELDDEEEVMALDDSEDDDDDDEDEGTDMESDLESKKEDDLPNEMAWGTKKKMFYDSDYVATKGRSQDELEAEEEEEEKEAKNIQTRLAANLSEEDYDLNFFQEFAVEETDENKTVEKEERIVKDLKQMSQKEKMKLLKKESPELLELIQDFKAKLNELKDELQPLIQMVKEGKIPPGKGADYLKTKQQLYLNYCTNISFYLVLKAKRIPAHHHPVIERLLTYRNLINELGPVDARLAPQFRTLLAGVEKETTTSRPAGGKKTRVTSKMEKDSGEAMSEVEDDSDLDEEAALRFYREVEERSKLKRKRTAVPEAKEMEVKEDEQQQQEEDPDAKRGITYQMAKNRGLTPRRKKIDRNPRVKHREKFRRANIRRKGQVCIPHIDETIFIPLFKCIIKLLGTVSVCRRISLTQEYMWPCQTRRVPIHQVREVRREETRYSGEWSGIRAGVKKSVKLK is encoded by the exons ATGGGTCGAACAAAAAG GGTTATAAGGGcaccaagactaaaaaagaccGAGCAATTTGGTGAAGATGACCCTGACGCCTACAAGAACATGCCTGTCCCTGATAAG AAATCGTCCCAGTACACAAAGGACAAAATTGATGAGTTTCACGATGAGAAGATTGCG AAACTTCTCGCCAGTGGTGTTCAGCAGGACAGCGACCCGGAGGAATTGGATGATGAG GAGGAAGTGATGGCCCTGGACGATTCagaggatgatgatgacgacgacgagGATGAGGGGACCGACATGGAGAGTGATCTAGAGAGCAAAAAAGAAGATg ATCTTCCTAATGAAATGGCATGGGGCACCAAGAAGAAGATGTTCTACGACTCTGACTATGTCGCCACTA AGGGGAGATCTCAAGACGAGTTGgaagctgaggaggaagaggaagaaaaagaggctAAAAATATCCAAACACGTTTAGCTGCCAATCTGAGCGAGGAGGATTATGATTTAAACTTTTTTCAG GAATTTGCTGTGGAAGAGACAGATGAAAACAAGACtgtagaaaaagaagagaggatTGTGAAAGATCTGAAGCAGATGTCTCAGAAGGAAAAAatgaaacttttaaaaaaggagtCACCAGAGCTGCTTGAACTCATTCAGGACTTCAAAGCAAAG CTCAATGAACTAAAGGATGAGCTGCAGCCTCTCATACAGATGGTCAAGGAAGGAAAGATCCCACCAGGAAAG GGTGCTGACTACCTCAAGACAAAACAGCAACTGTATCTGAA TTACTGCACAAACATCAGTTTTTACTTGGTGCTGAAGGCAAAACGAATCCCTGCCCATCACCATCCGGTGATTGAAAGACTGCTGACCTACAGAAAT CTCATCAATGAGCTTGGTCCAGTGGATGCTCGGCTTGCACCTCAGTTTCGCACGCTGCTAGCTGGTGTGGAGAAAGAAACGACCACCagccggccagcagggggcaagaAGACCAGAGTCACCAGCAAGATGGAAAAG GATTCTGGAGAAGCTATGTCGGAGGTTGAGGACGACTCAGACCTGGACGAGGAAGCGGCTCTGCGTTTCTACAGAGAAGTGGAGGAGCGGTCAAAATTGAAGAGAAAGCGCACTGCTGTCCCAGAAGCTAAAGA GATGGAGGTGAAAGaagatgagcagcagcagcaggaggaggatccaGATGCTAAGAGAGGAATCACTTACCAG ATGGCCAAGAACAGGGGGCTGACACCCAGGAGGAAGAAAATTGATCGTAATCCCAGAGTCAAGCACCGAGAGAAGTTCAGACGAGCCAACATCCGCAGAAAGGGCCAGGTTTGCATTCCGCACATTGATGAGACTATTTTTATTCCGCTGTTTAAGTGCATCATAAAGCTCCTGGGAACGGTCTCGGTCTGTCGACGCATCAGCTTGACTCAAGAGTATATGTGGCCGTGTCAAACACGTCGTGTTCCTATTCACCAGGTGCGAGAGGTTCGTCGGGAGGAGACGCGATACAGCGGAGAGTGGTCTGGTATTCGTGCTGGTGTCAAGAAGAGCGTCAAACTTAAGTAA
- the utp3 gene encoding something about silencing protein 10 isoform X2, giving the protein MGRTKRVIRAPRLKKTEQFGEDDPDAYKNMPVPDKKSSQYTKDKIDEFHDEKIAKLLASGVQQDSDPEELDDEEEVMALDDSEDDDDDDEDEGTDMESDLESKKEDDLPNEMAWGTKKKMFYDSDYVATKGRSQDELEAEEEEEEKEAKNIQTRLAANLSEEDYDLNFFQEFAVEETDENKTVEKEERIVKDLKQMSQKEKMKLLKKESPELLELIQDFKAKLNELKDELQPLIQMVKEGKIPPGKGADYLKTKQQLYLNYCTNISFYLVLKAKRIPAHHHPVIERLLTYRNLINELGPVDARLAPQFRTLLAGVEKETTTSRPAGGKKTRVTSKMEKDSGEAMSEVEDDSDLDEEAALRFYREVEERSKLKRKRTAVPEAKEMEVKEDEQQQQEEDPDAKRGITYQMAKNRGLTPRRKKIDRNPRVKHREKFRRANIRRKGQVREVRREETRYSGEWSGIRAGVKKSVKLK; this is encoded by the exons ATGGGTCGAACAAAAAG GGTTATAAGGGcaccaagactaaaaaagaccGAGCAATTTGGTGAAGATGACCCTGACGCCTACAAGAACATGCCTGTCCCTGATAAG AAATCGTCCCAGTACACAAAGGACAAAATTGATGAGTTTCACGATGAGAAGATTGCG AAACTTCTCGCCAGTGGTGTTCAGCAGGACAGCGACCCGGAGGAATTGGATGATGAG GAGGAAGTGATGGCCCTGGACGATTCagaggatgatgatgacgacgacgagGATGAGGGGACCGACATGGAGAGTGATCTAGAGAGCAAAAAAGAAGATg ATCTTCCTAATGAAATGGCATGGGGCACCAAGAAGAAGATGTTCTACGACTCTGACTATGTCGCCACTA AGGGGAGATCTCAAGACGAGTTGgaagctgaggaggaagaggaagaaaaagaggctAAAAATATCCAAACACGTTTAGCTGCCAATCTGAGCGAGGAGGATTATGATTTAAACTTTTTTCAG GAATTTGCTGTGGAAGAGACAGATGAAAACAAGACtgtagaaaaagaagagaggatTGTGAAAGATCTGAAGCAGATGTCTCAGAAGGAAAAAatgaaacttttaaaaaaggagtCACCAGAGCTGCTTGAACTCATTCAGGACTTCAAAGCAAAG CTCAATGAACTAAAGGATGAGCTGCAGCCTCTCATACAGATGGTCAAGGAAGGAAAGATCCCACCAGGAAAG GGTGCTGACTACCTCAAGACAAAACAGCAACTGTATCTGAA TTACTGCACAAACATCAGTTTTTACTTGGTGCTGAAGGCAAAACGAATCCCTGCCCATCACCATCCGGTGATTGAAAGACTGCTGACCTACAGAAAT CTCATCAATGAGCTTGGTCCAGTGGATGCTCGGCTTGCACCTCAGTTTCGCACGCTGCTAGCTGGTGTGGAGAAAGAAACGACCACCagccggccagcagggggcaagaAGACCAGAGTCACCAGCAAGATGGAAAAG GATTCTGGAGAAGCTATGTCGGAGGTTGAGGACGACTCAGACCTGGACGAGGAAGCGGCTCTGCGTTTCTACAGAGAAGTGGAGGAGCGGTCAAAATTGAAGAGAAAGCGCACTGCTGTCCCAGAAGCTAAAGA GATGGAGGTGAAAGaagatgagcagcagcagcaggaggaggatccaGATGCTAAGAGAGGAATCACTTACCAG ATGGCCAAGAACAGGGGGCTGACACCCAGGAGGAAGAAAATTGATCGTAATCCCAGAGTCAAGCACCGAGAGAAGTTCAGACGAGCCAACATCCGCAGAAAGGGCCAG GTGCGAGAGGTTCGTCGGGAGGAGACGCGATACAGCGGAGAGTGGTCTGGTATTCGTGCTGGTGTCAAGAAGAGCGTCAAACTTAAGTAA
- the fam83e gene encoding uncharacterized protein fam83e encodes MSSSQEQSLDENAVFLPVNEFSAEFLHCEKERRAVERLLNAGPEAFYSSIGTERSGCFLSSEEVSQISNWAQDYRSNPQQVQSQQVNGEEGSSDMEDICSTYFPSQSDIPAPNLDLGWPEEVPMVPNGSVKVHTSPPAEGQPPVRQIIRRHLQKAGQVIAIVTDRLTDGAIIGDLHNVASRGVPVYIILNKRSIQENFTLNRLRHPNMRVRVLGGKSFCSRTGRMVVGEMKDKFLLVDLETVIHGSFSLTWTDAHLHRQLITVLSGPVVESFDREFRILFAASLPIPDTWSLAGIHLDVPHQLKDRSDLAFQRPHHSEPEMFNPPSPPADYLLDWEAMGVIQRNRCVPEIPLDQHAEIMAKEIPLQSKMLFMKNTPIVEGFRNQFFENTRVFENTSPVTNHMPYKSTTFKDFDNFQINTQPWLTDPTTEERMRRVDHIVHKAIPRQLSIENNTHLDDQKTTRLIDDKATEPTHNIFIHSASPRRERSRTEAILEDERSVKQTSSKVENTPSSRKPLILRMPQSESTSSPSDILKKVQPEHSTSGLLRVGPQVPVTDLSQSMMERSTHNPDGDPVSVPRFTTSAFDPDYMTPALALMKKRNEELKPSLYRTPTDYLPRERPCSSNYAHWRRSLAETVGEQE; translated from the exons ATGTCGAGCTCACAAGAGCAGAGCCTCGATGAGAACGCAGTGTTCCTGCCGGTGAATGAGTTCTCCGCAGAGTTCCTCCATTGTGAGAAGGAGCGTCGAGCAGTGGAGAGACTCCTGAATGCAGGACCAGAGGCCTTCTACAGCTCCATCGGCACAGAGCGctccggctgcttcctgtcttcTGAGGAGGTCAGCCAGATATCCAACTGGGCTCAGGACTATCGCTCGAACCCGCAACAGGTGCAAAGTCAGCAGGTGAATGGAGAGGAAGGCAGCTCAGACATGGAGGACATCTGTTCCACTTACTTCCCTTCCCAATCAGACATACCAGCCCCCAACCTGGACCTGGGTTGGCCTGAAGAAGTCCCCATGGTGCCAAACGGAAGCGTTAAAGTCCACACCAGCCCTCCTGCTGAGGGACAACCTCCAGTCAGACAGATCATCAGACGGCACTTGCAAAAGGCTGGACAA GTAATTGCCATCGTGACCGACAGATTGACGGATGGTGCAATTATTGGTGATTTACATAATGTTGCTTCACGGGGCGTCCCTGTCTACATTATTCTGAATAAAAGGTCCATTCAAGAGAACTTCACTCTGAACAGGCTCAGGCATCCG AACATGCGGGTCCGTGTTCTTGGAGGGAAAAGCTTCTGTTCAAGGACGGGAAGAATGGTGGTCGGAGAAATGAAAGACAAGTTCCTTCTGGTGGACTTAGAGACAGTGATTCATGGCAGCTTCAG CCTCACATGGACAGACGCCCATCTGCACCGGCAGCTGATCACTGTTCTAAGCGGCCCAGTTGTTGAATCATTCGATAGGGAGTTCAGGATCCTTTTTGCTGCTTCGCTTCCCATCCCAGACACATGGAGCCTTGCAGGTATTCATCTCGATGTGCCTCATCAGCTGAAAGACCGCTCAGATCTTGCGTTTCAAAGACCTCACCATTCGGAACCTGAGATGTTCAACCCCCCATCACCACCTGCTGATTACCTCCTGGACTGGGAAGCCATGGGTGTTATCCAGAGGAACCGTTGCGTCCCGGAAATTCCTCTTGATCAGCATGCTGAAATCATGGCCAAGGAAATACCACTGCAGAGCAAAATGCTGTTTATGAAAAACACACCCATTGTGGAGGGTTTCAGAAACCAGTTTTTTGAAAACACAAG GGTATTTGAAAACACCTCTCCAGTCACAAACCATATGCCATATAAATCAACAACTTTCAA GGATTTTGATAATTTTCAGATCAACACACAGCCCTGGCTAACAGATCCAACAACTGAAGAAAGAATGAGAAG GGTGGACCACATAGTACATAAAGCCATTCCCAGGCAACTCTCCATTGAGAACAACACCCATTTAGAtgaccaaaaaacaacaagacttATTGATGATAaagcaacagaaccaacacacaATATATTCATACATTCCGCTTCTCCGAGAAGAGAGCGATCAAGGACGGAGGCCATTTTGGAAGATGAGCGCAGCGTAAAACAAACGAGCTCCAAAGTGGAAaacacaccatcttctcga AAACCTCTCATCCTGAGGATGCCCCAGTCTGAGAGCACCAGCTCTCCGAGTGACATTCTGAAGAAGGTTCAGCCTGAGCACAGCACTTCAGGACTGCTCAGGGTAGGACCGCAGGTCCCTGTGACAGATCTGAGCCAGTCCATGATGGAGCGGAGCACACACAACCCGGATGGTGACCCAGTCTCTGTGCCAAGGTTTACGACCAGT GCCTTTGACCCGGATTATATGACACCGGCTCTTGctctgatgaagaagaggaacgaAGAGTTGAAACCATCCTTGTACAGAACTCCAACAGACTATCTGCCCAGAGAGAGGCCTTGCAGCTCCAATTATGCACACTGGAGAAGGTCACTGGCAGAGACGGTGGGAGAACAGGAATGA
- the emp3a gene encoding epithelial membrane protein 3, giving the protein MVFLLIFLIMLHLLTLTMLFIATLQKSWWIWDDLEITDLWYNCFHDNATDTWLCAATNESDWLQSVQALMVLSVVFSSISFLVFLGHLFIMSKGGLFYLIGFCQAFAGLTTFAACLIFTFHRKEILSKSRDLSKGSFGYCFILAWLCVPLLLISGFLYVHLRKKE; this is encoded by the exons ATGGTCTTCCTGCTCATATTCCTAATCATGCTGCATCTGCTCACCTTGACCATGCTCTTCATCGCCACCCTGCAGAAG TCCTGGTGGATATGGGATGATTTAGAAATCACAGACCTCTGgtataactgtttccatgaCAATGCCACAGATACCTGGTTGTGTGCTGCTACCAATGAAAGTG ACTGGCTGCAGTCTGTCCAGGCCCTCATGGTCCTCTCTGtggtcttctcctccatctccttcctgGTTTTCCTCGGTCATCTGTTCATCATGTCCAAGGGAGGACTCTTCTACCTCATAGGCTTCTGTCAGGCTTTTGCAG GTTTAACAACCTTTGCGGCTTGCCTCATCTTCACCTTCCACAGAAAGGAGATCTTAAGTAAATCTAGAGATCTGAGCAAAGGGAGCTTTGGCTATTGTTTCATCCTGGCGTGGCTGTGTGTCCCGCTCCTTCTGATCAGTGGATTCCTTTACGTCCATCTGCGCAAAAAGGAGTGA
- the si:dkey-264d12.5 gene encoding LOW QUALITY PROTEIN: coiled-coil domain-containing protein 30 (The sequence of the model RefSeq protein was modified relative to this genomic sequence to represent the inferred CDS: inserted 2 bases in 1 codon; deleted 1 base in 1 codon; substituted 2 bases at 2 genomic stop codons), whose translation MWQNGQNRTEADNVRPTSSLSLKNTRHVGNADVHYSQISEVAKMLYQQGVTELIHSSPSEQVAYLLVERASLPETSEDCNNGTGDGNTAGLLGTEAQALNSNADQSCHKGAPHHGQSPWKRLFGLHKASQSKNNFILXGTLHDRRSSRYFTTDASXFSAPLKIEGRHLAGQASSVERECSRLERDLEEGYRRLAMAHTEIRRLTDELESAHLTQRAYEHELQAAQQEVDELRQEVHKLKKYEIVELRKAKELNDRLDLEIRALRSRVCTPDAEKSSLQQMVSPLQEKVEQLESALQQQLKLHTQQVHANGDTEQAESQAAEVVQSNQTCKHLQEELTAQTRCLLEKEEIAVSLQREVERLEVERLEVERLEVERLEAALQGQTNLVNELAAVHSLKQQPDTSHYDLNHLRASVLTTENKVQDQKRWEENGQRLENTHRQLKDDKELQTQQQVLQNKEIPLRKDSQEAVKILLASQVECETLKKEICETLKCLDKERSKYHEMKEKHKAKLCRAKHKCDEESTRRNEKIKNLERQLSLCSHSLSKAKELTISITVENEKLLVERRRLLQQLNEEXNKEDSNLTASLSRCRVDFLEMENKKLRNKILHMSNQLAVLEHTVQNMQSLHFAEVRGAELKKISNCMQVFKSLALQTSSETMPKMSEIQGLFDKSQRKQTDVTSSCHCIVSGPQSAEMGDLNLTSAQRGSDLSSPPAALSNSDLLSICNINIL comes from the exons ATGTGGCAGAATGGGCAGAACAGAACTGAGGCAGACAATGTGAGACCAACCTCGTCTTTATCCTTGAAGAACACACGTCATGTTGGGAACGCTGATGTGCACT ATTCCCAGATAAGTGAGGTGGCAAAGATGCTGTACCAGCAGGGTGTAACAGAGTTGATTCACAGCAGCCCCAGTGAGCAGGTGGCCTACCTCCTGGTCGAGAGAGCCTCCCTACCAGAGACCAGTGAGGATTGTAACAATGGGACGGGTGATGGAAACACAGCCGGCCTGCTGGGGACTGAAGCCCAGGCATTGAACAGCAATGCAGACCAA TCTTGCCACAAGGGGGCACCACACCACGGACAGAGCCCATGGAAGAGACTCTTTGGACTCCACAAAGCTTCACAGAGCAAAAATAACTTTATTCT CTAGGGCACTTTGCATGACAGAAGAAGTTCAAGATACTTCACCACTGATGCATCTTGATTCAGTGCACCTCTTAAG ATTGAGGGCAGGCATTTGGCTGGCCAGGCCAGCAGCGTTGAGAGGGAATGTTCCCGCCTGGAGCGGGACCTGGAGGAGGGCTACCGCCGGCTGGCCATGGCCCACACCGAGATCCGCCGCTTGACTGATGAGCTGGAGTCAGCTCACTTGACCCAAAGAGCTTATG AGCATGAGCTGCAGGCAGCACAGCAGGAGGTGGATGAActcagacaggaagtacacaaaCTGAAGAAATATG AAATAGTGGAACTGCGAAAGGCCAAAGAGCTGAACGATCGCCTGGACCTTGAGATCAGAGCCTTGAGGAGCCGGGTCTGCACCCCGGATGCTGAGAAAAGCTCTCTGCAGCAGATG GTGTCGCCACTGCAGGAGAAGGTGGAGCAGCTGGAGTcggctctgcagcagcagctg aagcTGCACACTCAGCAGGTTCATGCCAACGGGGACACAGAGCAGGCCGAA TCTCAAGCAGCGGAGGTAGTACAGAGCAACCAGACCTGCAAACATCTACAAGAGGAACTCACTGCCCAGACAAGATGTCTTCTGGAAAAGGAGGAAATT GCGGTGTCTCTGCAGAGGGAGGTGGAGCGGCTGGAGGTGGAGCGGCTAGAGGTGGAGCGGCTGGAGGTGGAGCGGCTGGAGGCAGCCCTGCAGGGTCAAACCAACCTGGTTAATGAGTTAGCTGCT GTGCATTCCCTCAAGCAGCAGCCGGATACTTCCCATTATGACCTGAATCACCTCAGAGCTAGCGTCCTCACCACAGAAAACAAAGTTCAGGATCAGAA GCGGTGGGAGGAAAATGGGCAACGTTTAGAAAACACTCACCGTCAGCTGAAAGATGATAAAGAACTACAGACACAACAACAGGTGctgcaaaacaaagaaatcCCACTGCGTAAg GATTCTCAAGAAGCCGTGAAGATTCTGCTGGCCTCCCAAGTTGAGTGTGAGACACTAAAGAAGGAGATCTGTGAAACCCTTAAATGCCTCGACAAAGAGCGGAG TAAATACCATGAAATGAAGGAAAAGCACAAGGCGAAACTGTGTCGAGCCAAACATAAATGTGATGAGGAGTCCACACGGCGCAATGAAAAGATAAAGAATCTAGAGCGGCAGCTTTCGTTGTGTTCCCACTCGCTGTCAAAG GCGAAAGAGCTCACCATAAGTATAACTGTGGAAAATGAGAAACTACTTGTGGAGAGGAGAAGATTATTACAACAGCTAAATGAGGA CAACAAGGAAGACAGTAATCTAACAGCCTCTTTGTCCAGATGCAG GGTGGATTTTCTCGAGATGGAAAACAAGAAACTGAGAAACAAAATACTCCACATGTCCAATCAGCTCGCTGTCCTGGAACACACCGTGCAAAACATGCAATCACTCCACTTTGCTGAGGTACGAGGCGCA gAGCTGAAGAAAATATCAAATTGTATGCAGGTTTTTAAATCCCTTGCTTTGCAAACTTCCAG TGAGACGATGCCCAAAatgtctgaaatccaggggtTATTTGACAAAAGTCAGAGAAAGCAGACAGATGTGACTTCCTCCTGTCACTGCATCGTCTCTGGGCCTCAATCAGCAGAGATGGGCGACCTGAATCTGACCTCCGCTCAGAGAGGCTCAGACCTCTCGTCTCCCCCGGCTGCCCTCAGCAACTCAGATTTACTGTCTATCTGCAACATAAATATACTGTAG